A segment of the Methanothermococcus thermolithotrophicus DSM 2095 genome:
TCACGACTGGATGACATCATTTGTTGGAACAAACATAAAACACCTTTTTAATAAACCCTACGTACAGTCCATTCATAGTACAGAGCGGGGACGATGTGGAGGAATTCATTCTGAAGACTCACGGGCCATTAATGATATAGAATGGTGGAGCACATACGAATCCCATGCAGTTATAACTGTAAGTAATTCAATAAAGAGCGAAATATGTGGTGCATTTGACACACCTTGGGAAAAAGTGAATGTTATTTACAATGGAATAAACCCTTGGGAATTTGACATTCCTTTAAGTGACTACGATAGGAATGAATTTAGAATGAATTTGGGAGTACACCCTCATGAAAAAATGATACTATTTGTTGGAAGATTGGTTTATCAAAAAGGTGTAGAATATTTAATTAGAGCATTTCCTAAAATACTCAATAGTCATCCTGATTCAAAACTTGTAATTGCCGGAACTGGAGATATGAAGGATTACTTAGAAGGTATAGCTTCCCAGCTAGGATGTAGAGATAGAGTTATTTTTTTAGGATTTACCAATGGAGATTCTTTAAAGAAATTATACAAATGTGCAGATATTTGTGTTATACCATCTGTTTATGAGCCTTTTGGAATTGTGGCTTTGGAAGCCATGGCGGCTGGTACCCCAGTAGTAGCCAGTAGTGTGGGAGGATTGAGTGAAATTATTCAACACGAACACAATGGAGTTTGGGTTTATCCAGAAAATCCTGATTCCATTGCATGGGGTGTAAATAGGGTTCTTTCAGATTGGGGTTTTAAAGAGTATATTGTAAGTAATGCAAAACATGATGCATATACAAAATATAGTTGGGATGTTATTGCAAACCATACAGTTGACGTATATCATAAAGTTTCAGAAATGACAAAATATTAATAAAATTAAAACCATAATTTAGTATTCAACAAATGAAGTTATATATTCTATATTACTAAATTTTTATTAAAAATTTAGGAAATTTTAGTTTAATAAGAAGAAAAATGAATTAAGAATTGTACGGCCCACATCGAGGATATGATTGAACGAAAATCGGGGATTTCATAGCTCGAAACTACTTCGTTCGTTTCAATACTCTACTTTGTATGACTGTACTTCACATGAGGTGAAATTATGGAGGAAATGTGGGGTAAAATAGGCGAAACTGCCGGTGAAATTTACCATGTTTTAGAGGGGGGCGAAAAAAACCTCACAACACTAACAAAAACCTTGAAAAAAGGAGGGTGTAATGAAAATATTGTTATAATGGCTATTGGATGGCTTGCTAGAGAAGGTAAAATAAATGTAATACGTGATAATAGAAAATGGATTATAAGTCTTAAATAATTTCAGTTGATTTACAGTTACATGATCGAATATTGTCGTTCTGCAATGATGTTATAAATATTTATTAAATTTATTGCATAATGACCCCATATTTACAAAGCAAATTAATGTAATAAATTATATAATATGTCCAAAAATTAACGAGTGGTTAGCATGGTAGGAATTATTGGGAATGGGAAAATCCTCGCAAAGATTGATGACTCAGGCTCTTTGGAATACATATTTTTTCCACATTTGGGGCATGAGAAACATATTTTTGATTCATCATTTGCCATATTTTATGATAATAAGTTGAAATGGAATTGGGACAATTCCTGGGATATTAATCAGAACTATTTAAAAGATACAAACATATTGAAAACATCATATGAAAACGAGGATTTTCTAATAGAATCAAAGGACTACGTGCCTATATCCCATAACTCGATAATTAAGCAAATATCAATATTAAACAAATCCAGCGAAAAAAAGAATTTAAAACTGTTTTTTTATGAAAATTTAAGAATGGGAGAAATTCCTGAAGTAAGTACTGTAAAGTATAGAAAGAACAGGGAGTGCATTATTAAATACGATAAGAATTATGTTTTTTGTATCGGCAGTAATAAAAAAGTATCTTCATACCAATGTGGTGTTAGGTCATCCGAGAGTAGTGCCCTAAATGATCTCAAAAATGGTATTTTAAAGGAATACGATAGTGCTGAAGGCCTAATCACAGATAGCGCACTGGGTTGGGACCTTGAGTTGAGTCCAAATCAGGAACAGAAAGTCTCAATATTTATATTTGCAGATAAGTATGGTGGGGATTATACCAAAATTATGAATTTATTGGATACACTAAATATAGTTATAACCAATCACGCAGACATATATGATCTTACAATGGCATACTGGAAGAACATGATTGAAACCACTGCGAATAGTCTATGCAATTCAAATCAAGCCTTTAAAGATTTAACACATATAAAAGACGACGCAAATATTTCAAATTTAAAAAGAATAAAACAGTATGAAGCTATTTGTAAAAGATCCCTATTAACCATTTTACTCCTTTGTGATCATAATGGTGGAATAATTGCATCACCATCACTCTATCCAGATTATAGATATGTATGGTGTAGGGACGCAGGTTATATGGCCGTCGCACTTGACCTATGTGGTCAGCATGGAATAAGCGAAAAATACTTTGAATGGTGCAAAAAAACACAAAATAGTGATGGCTCATGGGTTCAAAACTACTACGTAGAAGGAAATCCAAGGCTTACGGCAATTCAAATTGACCAAGTTGGTACTACAATCTGGGCCGCACTTGTACATTATAGAATAACTAGGGACAAATTATTCCTGAACAGATATTGGGAAATGATTAAAAAAGCAGGGGATTATTTAAGTAGTGTTGCCAATCCACCATCACCAAGCTATGATTTATGGGAAGAAAAATATGGTGTATTCGCATACACACTTGGCGCAATTTATGGAGGATTAAAATCTGCCTACAACATTTGTAAAATACTGGGCAAGGAAGAACACGATATCCAAAATTGGAAAGAGAGCATGGACTTCCTTAAAAACGAAATGGTAGATAGGCTTTATTTAAAAGATGAAAATAGATTTGCAAAATCATTGGATCCATTGGACAAAGCTCTAGATGCTAGTATTTTAGGGCTCAGTTTTCCATATAATTTGGTACCTGTTGATGACCCTAGAATGATTAGCACCGCCAACCAAATTGAAAATGCGTTTAAGTATAAGGTTGGAGGTATAGGAAGGTACCCTGAAGATGTTTATTTCGGAGGGAATCCTTGGATAATAACCACAATATGGCTCCATATGTACTATGAAAACTTGATTAAATCATTATCTAAACATGGTAAAAATGCCATACATTCTGATCAAATCCCTGATTCTTCAGGGGACCTTAAGGATTTTGTCTCAATTATAGGGTCCATTGAAAACCATGGTGAAAAGTCAGATGAAACCCCTAGTTCCGACACACTCCTTACTTATGCCCAAAAATGTAACAATTTGTTTGATTGGACTTTAAAGTATAACTTTAATGAACTATTTCCAGAACAGGTTCACAAAGATCTTGGAGCTCCGATATCTGCAATTCCACTTGGGTGGTCACATGCAATGGTCATAATTGCCATCCATGGTAACTTTGATATATTAATACCTTAATTTGATTGGAAAATGTATCTTGTTCTTTGTTTGTAGAAAATAAAATTAGGAAAATTAAGCATACTTTGAATTAAATAACTATCATATTTTTATTTATTTAATCTTATAACTTTGATCGGAGGATATTATGTTGGTTTCTTTTAACTTTGAAGTGCACCAACCACATAGATTGAAGAAATCTGTAGATATTGGTTGTAAAAATTTATGGGAACGGTATATTGATACGAATTTAAACAAGGATATTTTTAATAAAGTAGCCAATAAGTGTTATATACCCGCAAATAGGACTATTCTCGATTTAATTGATGAATATGACATTAAAGTATCCTACAGCATAACTGGAGTATTTTTAGAACAAGCCATGGAATTTAACGATGAGGTTTTAGATTTATTTAAGGATCTGGTAAAAACTGGAAATGTAGAGCTCATTGGAGAAACATACCACCACTCCCTTTCAAGCTTTTTTGAAGACCATGGTGAGTTTAGGGAAGATATAAAACTGCACCAAAAAATGATAAAAGAATTATTTGGTTATAAAACAGAGGTTTTCAGAAATACTGAATTAATATACAACAACAAAATAGCAGAAACTATCAAAGATTTAGGATTTAAAGGCATATTTACAGAAGGTACTGAAAGAATACTTGGATGGAAATCTCCAAATTACGTTTATAATGCACTCTGTGGACTAAAAGTCCTATTAAGAAATTATAAACTAAGCGATGATATAGGATTTAGGTTTTCTTGTCAAGATTGGGAAGAATATCCCTTAACTGCAGATAAATATGCAACATGGCTTTCAAAAACTCCTGGAGACTGCATAAACCTTTATATGGATTATGAAACATTTGGGGAACACCAATGGAAAGATACGGGAATATTTGAATTTTTAAGACATCTTCCCCAAGAGCTCCAAAAATACGATCATATAGAATATGCCACCCCTTCTGAGATCTTGGAAAGATGCATCCCGAGGGGAAATATTGATGTACATGAGTTTTCAACCATTTCTTGGGCAGATACTGAAAGAGATGTAAGTGCATGGATAGGCAATAGAATGCAGCAACTTTCATTTAGTAAATTAAAAGAGATAAGAGAACATCTTGGAAGATATATGTCAATGAAAGATAAAGAAAACCCTGAAAAATCGAAGCAAATTTCAAAAAATTCACCGATCGAGACAAATTCCGAAAGGAATTTGTCGATTCACGAACCCAAAGGTTTCGTCGAGACTTTAGAATACAAAATATATAAAAACCTTCAAACAAGTGATAATTTATATTACATGTGCACAAAAGGTTTCAATGACATGAATGTACATTCTTACTTCAGCCATTTTGAGAGTCCATTTGACGCTTATGCAGCATACTTAGATGTAATGTATGACTTTAAAAACCACCTAATGATCGAACCTATTTTAAGAAAATATTTAAAATACAAAAACCATAAATAACCTCCCTAAGAATTGAAATTAAAGCATGGATATAAACTTAGTTTTATCTAATCTTTATATAACACAAAACACGGAAAGTGGTAAAATGGTTGGAATAAACACAGAAAAAGATTTTGACATTGAAAAATTCAAAAAGATGATAAACCCGAAAAGAAACGAAAATGAAAATAAGCCCAAAGTGATAGCAGTAGGACGCTCTAATGTTGGTAAATCCACTTTTGTAAGACTAATGACTGGAAAAAGCGTTAGAGTTGGAAAAAAGCCGGGAGTCACATTGAAAATAAGAGAATACGATTTAGGAAACTATTTATTGGTTGACCTGCCAGGATTTGGATATATGCATGGGCTTGATAAAACAGCTCAAGAACAGATAAAAAATGAAATAATAAGATATATTGAGGATAATCAAAAATCTATTGTAGCTTCAGTTCTAATAATCGATGCAAAATCATTCCTTGAAATAGTTGAAAGATGGGATAAGAGAGGAGAAATACCAATAGACATTGAAATGTTCGACTTCTTAACTGAATTGGAACTCAACCCAATATTGGTTGTAAATAAGATGGATAAAATCAAACGAAATCAGTGGGACAGTCATCTTGATAAAATAGTTGAGACACTAGGATATCTTCCACCGTGGAGACAGTGGTTGGATTTTGTTGTTCCCACGATTTTAAAAAATGAAATTGGTTTAGAGGCTGTAAAAAATAAAATAAATTACCATGTCAGGTCATCAACTAAATCTGGCCGTTCTGCGGATGATTAACACTTACTGCAGAATGCAGAACGACCATAATTGAGCCCATACCGGGCCTGTTCACCATAATACCAAAAACAATAACAGAAAAGAAATAAACAAAGAAAGATTTATATACTATTAGATAGAGTTATAATTAGTTTTCTAAGATAGTTTTTTTATACTAAACACGACGGATTATGGAGGAATATTATGGCACTAAGACCAGGTAGATGTTACAGAAGCACAGATAAACAAGCATATACAAGAAAAGAATACGTAAGAGGAGTACCTCAGCCAAAAGTTGTTCACTACATAATGGGTAACTTAAGCTACGACTTCCCTGTAGAAGTGCATTTAGTATCTAAAAACGATGTTCAAATAAGACACAACGCATTAGAATCAGCAAGGATCGCAGGAAACAAGTACATTTTAAGTAAATGTGGTAGGACAGGATACAAATTCCAAATAAGAGTGTACCCACACCAAATCTTAAGAGAAAACAAGATGGCTGCTGGAGCTGGGGCAGACAGGATTTCCGATGGTATGAGATTGGCATTCGGTAAACCTGTTGGAACCGCTGCAAGAGTTAAAAAAGGTCAAAAAATAATTACAATATACGTAAACCCTGACAAAGTTCAAGATGCTAAAGAAGCTCTAAGAAGAAGTGCTATGAAGCTCCCTACAGCATGTAAAATAGAAATAGGAAAAGGAGCAGAATTAGTTAAAAATTAAATAATATAAATTATTTTTTATTTATTATTCATCTTCTTCAGGCACTTCAGCTCTTATAAACTCTTTTTTACCTTTTCTAAAACTTATGGTTGCGTCAATACCTATTTTTGCTGTTAATTTATTTTTGTGATCTGCAGAAGGGTCTAAAGATGAACCCTTGGCACCTTTAATTATTATAACGTCTTCATCAGCCTGAGCTCTTGTTGCAATTGCATATTCAACATCGTTTGGATCGTAGATATTAATATCATCATCAACAATTACAACGTGTTTTAAACTTGGATGTGCAGCAAGTGCAGCAAGTATGGCGTTTTTACCGTCCCCTTCTGTTTTCTTCTCAATTGAAACTACGGCATGAAGCCAGCAACATCCCCCTTCTGTTAAGGCAACATTTTTGATTGATGGAACTGTGTTTCTAACCCCTTTGTAAATTCTTGGTTCCTGAGGTAGCCCCATAAGTATTTTGTGTTCAGTCCCTCCAGGAAGTAAAGCATGGAAAATTGGTTTCTCTTTCCTTCTCAAGGATGTGATTTTTATTACTGGTTGTTTCCTAACTATATCGTATGTTCCGGTTATATCAACAAATGGTCCCTCATCATCCATTTCTTTCGTTATCTTTCCCTCAATTATAAATTCAGCTTCAGGAACTTCTAAATCTACAGTTTCACATTTAACCAATTTTAAAGGTTTTCCCATTAACGCTGATGCATACTTTAACTCATTGAATGATATATCTCCAGAAGTGGAAGCTGCCAAAAGCACTGCAGGATGAACACCTATGGCAATTGCTACATCAACGTCTCCTTTTTCAATATTCTTTGTATAGATGTAATGCAAGTGTCTCTGTTCTACCATTCTTATTACTAAACTACCGTCTTCTTTAACTAAAATTCTATGTATTGATGCATTTATCCCGTGTTCTTTATCCTTGACTATAACTACCCCAGAAGTTAGATAAGGTCCTGCATCTTTGCCATAGTATGTAGGTATTGGATATTCGTTTATCTTTTCCAAATCATCTTTAACGTATAATTTATTTAGGTCATCATCCACTACCAATTCTCCACTCTTTTCATTATCCATGGCTTTAATCATGTGTTTCATTAAATCTTCCTGATTTATCCCTAGGCTCTTTGCAATAACTTCCCTAGTACAAAGATTACCAATAACCTCATAACCGTTTACATCTTTTATATAAACTGGTTTTCCATCGTTTTCTTTTAAAATCCTTGAAACTCCATATTTTTTAGTAGATTTTTCCACCATTACTTTATCAATTGAATCTATTAGCTCTCTTAACATATAACCACCTATCATTTACAGTTTAGTATATAGCAGTTTACGTTTACGTCATGATACATATAGACATTCAATAATTTAATAAAATTTAAAACATCCTCTAAAAATTACAAAAATCATAATTTATTAGATTTATAAACCTATAAACAACTATACTTTAAAATAGTATATAAATATACATAAAACACTTAAAAGAAGCTCGTACTATATATTCGTAAAAATAGCAAATCACGCTTTTCAACTATGACTACAGAGAATGTAGTAAGGTTCTTAGACCCTAAATACTTCAATCGAGTCTATCTCTTTTTCCTGGCGATTTCCTTACCTACCTTTTCCCCAGTATCTTTTAACCTACTCGCCACACTTCTTGGAACATTTCCATTTTCAGAAAGTATCTTTGCGATACTACTTGAAAGTAAAAATATGGCATAGGTATGTTCTGATTTTGTTCTATGAATGTGATGAGGATGAATATTCAACTCATCATACTTTGCAAAATCCTCACTAAACTTCCCATTTAAATTTTTTCTCATATAAACCAAAAGTTGGTGTAACTGGATGAGCTCATCTTTATGCATGCAACCACCCAAAAAGTTATAAAAATATTAAGCTAGTATTTCGTCAAAAGAAAACAATCTTAAATCCACAGGTTTTTTAGTAACCTTTATTTCCCTCCCTACTATAAGGGGTGTCTTTCCATAAAGTAAATCAACGATTCTCTGAGTAATTGGCCCATCTACAACGAGGAAATCCATATTATCTATATTTTTTATGTTATTTAATATATCCTTAAGATCCTTAATTTCCTCATCCCCATTAATTATCACTTTTACCATACTGGTCCCCATAACTTCCCTAACAGCAGATTTAATATTATCAAATTTGTTTTTCTCAGTTTTCTCAGTTTTAATTCTATCCACTGGTTCGGAAACTGCAATATCTTGGGCCGGCGTACATTTTTTCTCCCCAGTTTGGCAAGAAGTCTCAACTGAGTTTTCAATATGACTTATGTGATTTATATTATCTTGAGTATCAGCGACTGAATTGGGTGAAACCCCTTGGCTTTCGCCATGTTCTGTTTGTACGCACCCATGACTTGAAGATTTTTCATGTTTTTGTTCCGCAGGGGATTCCTCTGCAATACTGCCTAGAATATCATCTTTAATAACGCTACCTGGATGAAACACCTGTTCAACAGGTATTTTTGATCTTAAACACTTTACTATCTCTTTTTTAGAAAGCTCTTCAACTTCTCTTCCATGCGGAGCTCTTGCAATACAGTCAACATCACATGTTTGAAGTAATTCCTTTAATATTAGCTCTCCGCCCCTATCCCCATCTGTGAATACAGTTGTAGTTTTCTTTTTTGAGAGCTCCACTATAGTCTTAGGTACCGAGGTACCTTCAACTGCAATAACGTTCTTTATTCCACATCTTAAGAGATTCAAAACATCTGCCCTTCCTTCAACCACAATTATTGCATCAGAATAATCAATGTTAGGTCCTGCAGGAAGTTTTTCGTCACCATACTCTATTATCTCTTCAGTCCGTATCTGCTCTTTTATTTCCTCTGTAATTTCATAGGTATCCATCATATTGTCCATAAGGGACCTTAAAATATCTCTTGCCCTGTTCGTTATGTACTGTCTCTTTGTAACACGAATATCTTCAACATAAGTTACTTTAACAGTTGCTAGGCAGGGTCCGACCCTATCAATTGTTTCCAATGTTGCTGCAAGTATGGATGTCTCAACTTTATCTAAACTCGATGGAAGTGTTATCTTTGCAAAGGACTTCCCGTTCACATTTTCAAGTTCAACATCTATTCTTCCTATTCTTCCGCTTTTTTGAAGATCTCTTAAATCAAGTTCACTACTTAGCAACCCTTCTGTCTGCCCAAATATTGCCCCTATAACATCATGTTTTTCTACGTATCCATCAGCCATGAGCTCTGCATAAATAATATATTTGGTAGTACCTAGATCCATAAATAAACCTCCTGAAACTTATAAACCTACCCGCCTCACAAACCTAGATTCTCATATACCAAAATATTCGTTTTGATAATATTTTAGATTATCGTCTTTTTATATAAATAATGATCTATTAACCATCTAGTACCTTTGTGGACGATAGAACACGATGATAGAACAATGGTAATGACATAAAATCACACAACCGAAAAGTTTATATATGAGATAGTACATTCTATTGTTTGCCCTTGAAACGGGGAAAATAGAAGGAAACATAGCGGCCTTGATGTAGCCTGGTATCATACGGCCCTGCCACGGCCGATACCCGGGTTCAAATCCCGGAGGCCGCATTGAAAAATTTTATGTGCGCCAGTGGTGTAGCCTGGTATCACTCTGGCCTTCCAAGCCAGTAACTCGGGTTCAAATCCCGACTGGCGCACTTTTTATTTTAGATGGTTATATTTATAAGTTTATATATATGGATAATATAAAATAATATATATTTTAACTACTATTTTTTTATTATATTCAATTATATCAATTATGCAATGATATTCATTCAAAAAATGTGAATAGGTGGCTAATTTTTAGGCTATTTTAAACAAAATTAAAAATCTGAGGGGGAATATGAGGTTTTTAAAATATAAAAAATATGCCAGTTTATTTTTAGCATCTTCAGTTACTTTGGTTATTTTATCGACACTGGGACAGTTTGCTGATTTTGGAAACAACAATCACGACGATATTCCTTCTGAAAACATTGAAAACGCTAAAAATAGCAGCTACATAAACAGCACTACAGATAATACAGAACATGAATCTCAAAAACCTATCCTACTTGTGCATGATGTGTCTCCTCCCTACTTCGATGAGCTAAAAGAAATTGTAGAAATTATCGATAAACACAATTATGGCAGAAGTACAGTTTTATTCGTGATTCCAGACTTTGAAAACATGACATATGACGGAAAATGGGATTTAAGAAAAAATAAAGAATTTGTAGATTATCTCCACGAATTAAAAGAAAGAGGCTATAGGATTGAGCTTCATGGATACAAACATACATACCATGAATTTAAATGTCCAAAAAATATGGCTTTAGATAAACTTCAAAAAGCAACTATTATTATGAGAGATTGTGGTTTTAACAATACGACACTATTTCTTCCGCCTGCATGGGCATTGAGCAACGAATCCATAGAAATACTTACAGAAAACAACTATACAATAATACTAACTGACAAAATTATCCTTCCAAACGGCACTACCAAGAAAATTTCAAATCATGAATATACCTGGTATCTTAAAAATCACAGTGTAGAATCGTATCTAAAAAAAGCTAAATTGGACTACTATATTGCATCCAAGAATAAAATCCCATACTATATCTCGATGCATCCTGGTGTTGTTAATTATGGTGGGGGGCCAATATTTTTAGATAAATTTTTAAATGAAACTGAAAAAATGTAAAAAAGAGATTTTTATATTTATTTTAATTAATTTATTTTTTTGTTTTTCTGCCATTGTTTTTGTTGCTTTTGTTACCTTTAACTTTTTTAGATGTTTGATTTTTATAAGGATTTTCTATCTTTCTTTTTATTTTGGCAGTTTCAGCTGATTTATTCTCATTAAATATGTATGCTATCCTTTCCATAGCATCCAAAATTTTGATTGTATTTTCTAAATAGGAATAAATATCCCCAACATAAGTTTGAAGCCTGAAATTCTCATAAAGTATTCTTGAGATTTGTAGTGGTGTTTTTTTATTCATCCTTAAATTAAGGATACTCTTTGAAATATGGCGTATTATATCCTCCTCAATCATACCATCAAATTCAATCATCCATAATGTTACCTCATCCCTCAGAGCTCTGTCTTTTATTTTTTCAAAGTTTTCCTTTATAATTTCAAAGGCATCTACAAACTTTGTAGGAATGTTTGAATTGATAACTTTGGACAGCTTATTTTTAAGATTGTTTGGAACGTATATGCTTTCAAATGGAGATATTAGAACTGCCAAATCAATAACATCCAT
Coding sequences within it:
- a CDS encoding glycosyltransferase family 4 protein gives rise to the protein MKIAMVTWEYPPIMVGGLSVHCRGLAEALVRNGHQVDVITVGYELPEYENINGVNVYRVKPIGHNHFLTWATFMANFMEKKLGMLGINNYDVIHCHDWMTSFVGTNIKHLFNKPYVQSIHSTERGRCGGIHSEDSRAINDIEWWSTYESHAVITVSNSIKSEICGAFDTPWEKVNVIYNGINPWEFDIPLSDYDRNEFRMNLGVHPHEKMILFVGRLVYQKGVEYLIRAFPKILNSHPDSKLVIAGTGDMKDYLEGIASQLGCRDRVIFLGFTNGDSLKKLYKCADICVIPSVYEPFGIVALEAMAAGTPVVASSVGGLSEIIQHEHNGVWVYPENPDSIAWGVNRVLSDWGFKEYIVSNAKHDAYTKYSWDVIANHTVDVYHKVSEMTKY
- a CDS encoding winged helix-turn-helix domain-containing protein, translated to MEEMWGKIGETAGEIYHVLEGGEKNLTTLTKTLKKGGCNENIVIMAIGWLAREGKINVIRDNRKWIISLK
- a CDS encoding glycoside hydrolase family 15 protein, with the translated sequence MVGIIGNGKILAKIDDSGSLEYIFFPHLGHEKHIFDSSFAIFYDNKLKWNWDNSWDINQNYLKDTNILKTSYENEDFLIESKDYVPISHNSIIKQISILNKSSEKKNLKLFFYENLRMGEIPEVSTVKYRKNRECIIKYDKNYVFCIGSNKKVSSYQCGVRSSESSALNDLKNGILKEYDSAEGLITDSALGWDLELSPNQEQKVSIFIFADKYGGDYTKIMNLLDTLNIVITNHADIYDLTMAYWKNMIETTANSLCNSNQAFKDLTHIKDDANISNLKRIKQYEAICKRSLLTILLLCDHNGGIIASPSLYPDYRYVWCRDAGYMAVALDLCGQHGISEKYFEWCKKTQNSDGSWVQNYYVEGNPRLTAIQIDQVGTTIWAALVHYRITRDKLFLNRYWEMIKKAGDYLSSVANPPSPSYDLWEEKYGVFAYTLGAIYGGLKSAYNICKILGKEEHDIQNWKESMDFLKNEMVDRLYLKDENRFAKSLDPLDKALDASILGLSFPYNLVPVDDPRMISTANQIENAFKYKVGGIGRYPEDVYFGGNPWIITTIWLHMYYENLIKSLSKHGKNAIHSDQIPDSSGDLKDFVSIIGSIENHGEKSDETPSSDTLLTYAQKCNNLFDWTLKYNFNELFPEQVHKDLGAPISAIPLGWSHAMVIIAIHGNFDILIP
- a CDS encoding glycoside hydrolase family 57 protein, which encodes MLVSFNFEVHQPHRLKKSVDIGCKNLWERYIDTNLNKDIFNKVANKCYIPANRTILDLIDEYDIKVSYSITGVFLEQAMEFNDEVLDLFKDLVKTGNVELIGETYHHSLSSFFEDHGEFREDIKLHQKMIKELFGYKTEVFRNTELIYNNKIAETIKDLGFKGIFTEGTERILGWKSPNYVYNALCGLKVLLRNYKLSDDIGFRFSCQDWEEYPLTADKYATWLSKTPGDCINLYMDYETFGEHQWKDTGIFEFLRHLPQELQKYDHIEYATPSEILERCIPRGNIDVHEFSTISWADTERDVSAWIGNRMQQLSFSKLKEIREHLGRYMSMKDKENPEKSKQISKNSPIETNSERNLSIHEPKGFVETLEYKIYKNLQTSDNLYYMCTKGFNDMNVHSYFSHFESPFDAYAAYLDVMYDFKNHLMIEPILRKYLKYKNHK
- the engB gene encoding GTP-binding protein EngB, coding for MTQNTESGKMVGINTEKDFDIEKFKKMINPKRNENENKPKVIAVGRSNVGKSTFVRLMTGKSVRVGKKPGVTLKIREYDLGNYLLVDLPGFGYMHGLDKTAQEQIKNEIIRYIEDNQKSIVASVLIIDAKSFLEIVERWDKRGEIPIDIEMFDFLTELELNPILVVNKMDKIKRNQWDSHLDKIVETLGYLPPWRQWLDFVVPTILKNEIGLEAVKNKINYHVRSSTKSGRSADD
- the rplJ gene encoding 50S ribosomal protein L16 yields the protein MALRPGRCYRSTDKQAYTRKEYVRGVPQPKVVHYIMGNLSYDFPVEVHLVSKNDVQIRHNALESARIAGNKYILSKCGRTGYKFQIRVYPHQILRENKMAAGAGADRISDGMRLAFGKPVGTAARVKKGQKIITIYVNPDKVQDAKEALRRSAMKLPTACKIEIGKGAELVKN
- a CDS encoding UbiD family decarboxylase, which gives rise to MLRELIDSIDKVMVEKSTKKYGVSRILKENDGKPVYIKDVNGYEVIGNLCTREVIAKSLGINQEDLMKHMIKAMDNEKSGELVVDDDLNKLYVKDDLEKINEYPIPTYYGKDAGPYLTSGVVIVKDKEHGINASIHRILVKEDGSLVIRMVEQRHLHYIYTKNIEKGDVDVAIAIGVHPAVLLAASTSGDISFNELKYASALMGKPLKLVKCETVDLEVPEAEFIIEGKITKEMDDEGPFVDITGTYDIVRKQPVIKITSLRRKEKPIFHALLPGGTEHKILMGLPQEPRIYKGVRNTVPSIKNVALTEGGCCWLHAVVSIEKKTEGDGKNAILAALAAHPSLKHVVIVDDDINIYDPNDVEYAIATRAQADEDVIIIKGAKGSSLDPSADHKNKLTAKIGIDATISFRKGKKEFIRAEVPEEDE
- a CDS encoding UPF0058 family protein; the encoded protein is MHKDELIQLHQLLVYMRKNLNGKFSEDFAKYDELNIHPHHIHRTKSEHTYAIFLLSSSIAKILSENGNVPRSVASRLKDTGEKVGKEIARKKR
- the dnaG gene encoding DNA primase DnaG, translating into MDLGTTKYIIYAELMADGYVEKHDVIGAIFGQTEGLLSSELDLRDLQKSGRIGRIDVELENVNGKSFAKITLPSSLDKVETSILAATLETIDRVGPCLATVKVTYVEDIRVTKRQYITNRARDILRSLMDNMMDTYEITEEIKEQIRTEEIIEYGDEKLPAGPNIDYSDAIIVVEGRADVLNLLRCGIKNVIAVEGTSVPKTIVELSKKKTTTVFTDGDRGGELILKELLQTCDVDCIARAPHGREVEELSKKEIVKCLRSKIPVEQVFHPGSVIKDDILGSIAEESPAEQKHEKSSSHGCVQTEHGESQGVSPNSVADTQDNINHISHIENSVETSCQTGEKKCTPAQDIAVSEPVDRIKTEKTEKNKFDNIKSAVREVMGTSMVKVIINGDEEIKDLKDILNNIKNIDNMDFLVVDGPITQRIVDLLYGKTPLIVGREIKVTKKPVDLRLFSFDEILA
- a CDS encoding DUF2334 domain-containing protein, with protein sequence MRFLKYKKYASLFLASSVTLVILSTLGQFADFGNNNHDDIPSENIENAKNSSYINSTTDNTEHESQKPILLVHDVSPPYFDELKEIVEIIDKHNYGRSTVLFVIPDFENMTYDGKWDLRKNKEFVDYLHELKERGYRIELHGYKHTYHEFKCPKNMALDKLQKATIIMRDCGFNNTTLFLPPAWALSNESIEILTENNYTIILTDKIILPNGTTKKISNHEYTWYLKNHSVESYLKKAKLDYYIASKNKIPYYISMHPGVVNYGGGPIFLDKFLNETEKM